In a genomic window of Apteryx mantelli isolate bAptMan1 chromosome 2, bAptMan1.hap1, whole genome shotgun sequence:
- the SLC25A38 gene encoding mitochondrial glycine transporter isoform X5, with the protein MESLQEETALQRMHPVLKAFVCGSISGTCSTLLFQPLDLLKTRLQTLQPSVNGSSRVGMVTLIFRVVRTESLLGLWKGVSPSFARCIPGVGIYFSTLYTMKQKFLVDRSPTALESVFLGATSRAVAGICMLPVTVVKTRYESGRFGYGSVYGALKNIYQTEGVRGMFSGLTATLLRDAPFSGIYLMFYTQTKKLAPQDQLDPALMPLLNFGCGIFAGILASLATQPADVIKTHMQLSPQKYHRTTQAIAFIYKPQGKKKANPAQRQ; encoded by the exons atggaaagtttgcaggaggaGACCGCTCTGCAGCGG ATGCATCCAGTCCTAAAGGCCTTTGTGTGTGGTTCCATCAGTGGGACTTGCTCCACCCTCCTGTTCCAGCCCCTCGACCTGCTGAAAACCCGCCTGCAGACTCTGCAGCCTTCTGTGAATGG GTCCAGTCGTGTTGGGATGGTAACACTGATCTTTAGGGTTGTTCGTACAGAGAGTCTCCTGGGGCTCTGGAAAGGTGTCTCTCCA TCTTTTGCAAGATGCATTCCTGGAGTTGGGATTTACTTCAGCACTTTGTACACAATGAAACAAAAGTTTCTAGTGGACCGTTCACCCACAGCCCTGGAGTCTGTCTTTCTGGGTGCCACCTCCCGTGCAGTAGCTGGGATTTGCATGCTTCCGGTGACTGTAGTGAAGACCCGATATGAG AGTGGAAGATTTGGCTATGGGAGTGTATATGGAGCTCTGAAGAACATATATCAAACGGAGGGGGTTCGTGGCATGTTCAGTGGACTCACTGCAACGCTGCTGCGGGATGCTCCTTTCTCTGGAATTTACCTGATGTTCTACACGCAGACCAAAAAACTCGCCCCTCAGG ATCAGCTGGATCCAGCACTCATGCCCCTGCTGAATTTTGGCTGTGGGATCTTTGCAGGAATCTTGGCTTCACTGGCAACGCAGCCTGCTGATGTCATCAAAACACATATGCAATTGTCCCCGCAAAAGTACCACAGGACAACCCAAGCCATTGCCTTCATCTACAAG